In a single window of the Leptospira sanjuanensis genome:
- a CDS encoding LA_2478/LA_2722/LA_4182 family protein, whose translation MRGIFTVSFGLVLAGILTADCGKKNPVSQSASAEVYKKVAEAYCSQMSRCKEPYLASLEGKLRKEAALTYPDNAQCYSDFNYDYDKSEPIVLKKLSDNLKLEAELCIKSVERADCGSIVTYQIPECVEYNTFLETISSPSAK comes from the coding sequence ATGCGCGGCATTTTTACGGTAAGTTTCGGACTCGTTTTAGCGGGAATCCTCACGGCCGATTGCGGAAAAAAGAATCCGGTGTCGCAGTCCGCTTCCGCGGAAGTTTATAAAAAAGTCGCGGAGGCTTATTGTTCGCAGATGAGCCGTTGTAAAGAGCCGTATCTCGCTTCTCTTGAAGGCAAACTGAGAAAGGAAGCGGCTTTAACTTATCCGGATAACGCGCAGTGTTACAGCGATTTCAATTACGACTATGATAAGTCGGAGCCGATCGTATTAAAAAAACTCAGCGATAATCTGAAATTGGAAGCGGAGCTTTGTATCAAAAGCGTGGAACGCGCCGATTGCGGTTCGATCGTAACCTATCAAATTCCTGAATGTGTGGAATACAACACGTTCCTCGAAACGATTTCCTCCCCGTCCGCCAAGTAA
- a CDS encoding MXAN_6521/LA_1396 family lipoprotein codes for MLRYSFILVLVSLTIANCTVKYVKAAPVWEKELTTFKRLAVAVPVESEAGVSEKKLASKIAENYLSHHKEFIIYPYRSGNAVCGASDKKVQGIFQLKIREKENGDKVELSALAKVIHCAKGETLWEGLAENSYSKNTEENQSLINTYTQLYGKEIAGKVNAYFFLLQSLLDKLESPVLTEEEKDEKIEVEAR; via the coding sequence ATGTTACGATATTCTTTTATACTCGTTTTAGTTTCCCTTACGATTGCGAATTGCACCGTAAAATACGTCAAGGCCGCTCCGGTCTGGGAAAAGGAATTGACCACCTTCAAAAGACTGGCCGTTGCCGTTCCCGTGGAAAGCGAGGCCGGGGTTTCCGAAAAAAAACTCGCTTCCAAAATCGCGGAAAACTACCTTTCTCACCATAAGGAATTTATCATCTATCCGTATCGTTCCGGTAACGCCGTTTGCGGAGCTTCCGATAAGAAGGTTCAGGGAATCTTCCAGTTGAAAATCCGAGAGAAGGAAAACGGCGACAAGGTGGAACTGAGCGCCCTTGCGAAAGTGATTCATTGTGCCAAGGGGGAAACTCTCTGGGAAGGATTGGCGGAGAATTCTTATTCTAAAAACACGGAAGAGAATCAATCTCTCATCAACACATACACGCAGCTTTACGGAAAAGAAATCGCCGGCAAGGTCAATGCGTATTTCTTTTTACTTCAAAGCCTTTTGGATAAACTGGAAAGCCCCGTTTTAACGGAGGAAGAAAAGGACGAAAAGATCGAGGTCGAAGCAAGATAA